A stretch of DNA from Mucilaginibacter daejeonensis:
TGATGTCGACACCGATCATCAATGCACCGCAGTCGGCTATTTTGGGTATGCACAACATTATCGAGCGCCCGGTGGCTGTTAACGGCCAGGTGGTAATCCGCCCAATGATGTACCTTGCCCTGTCATACGATCACCGCATCGTTGACGGTCGCGAGTCGGTAAGCTTCCTGGTACGCGTTAAGCAATTACTGGAAGATCCAGCACGTTTACTGTTAGGCGTTTAATACAAGCCTGTATAGATATGAAAAGCCTCCGAGTGATCGGAGGCTTTCTTGTTCTGAGGGGTCTGTAAATGATCATCCCGTCATGCCGATGCATATCGGCATCTCTCAGGACAAGTGAACGAATGGCTTACTTAGAGTGGGGGATGCTGAAAAAAGTTCAGCATGACATTGAATTTTTTATTTACTGCCAATTCACCACCCCTTCACGCCGATGCACATTGGCATCTCTCAGGACAAGCGAACGAGGAGTCATGACCGCTTCACTACTTAGCATGAGTGATGCTGAACCAAGTTCTGGATGACCGGATGGGTTAGATGTCAACCGAACCGCTCTCTCCAGCCCGTCATGCCGATGTATATCGGCATCTCTCAGGACAAGTGAACATTACGTCGCGACCGCTTTATTACTTTGCATGAGGGATGCCGATATGCATCGGCATGACAGCGCTGGGAATAATATGCTATATCTTCTCCAATCTCTCCAACAACAACCTGATCGCATTTTCCATGGAGCGCTGAGGCTGTTGGCTAAACTGATGCGTGGCGCGATTGGCTAGTATCACATTGAACGAGATGGTCTTGTGCCCCAGGTTTCCACCCAGGCCGTATATCCCGGCGGTCTCCATTTCCAGGTTGGTAATGCGTTGCCCATGCAGGCTAAAATTTTGGATGATAGACATAAGCTCGGGCGTAGAGGTACGGGTTCGCACTTGACGTCCCTGCGGCGTGTAAAAGCCCGGTGCGGTCACCGTGATGCCCTGTTGCAGATCAGCGGCAAGGCCGTTCAGTAGTTCGGCACTGGCCGAGGCGATGTATGGATGCAGCAGATAGGTGTCAGGCAGTCGGTCTTTGAACGCCTGAAGCAGTTCGTCCTCATCGGGGGTGAGCTCATGCTCGCAATAATGCATCAGCGGATCTAACCCGAATGCCGCTGCCGATACCAGCACACTGTCTAAAGGTATATCGGCCTGTACCGCGCCAGAGGTACCGATGCGGATGATATCAAGGCTCCGTAGCTCTTTATTTACCTTGCGGGTGCTTAGGTCAATGTTCACCAGGGCGTCCAGCTCATTGATCACAATGTCGATATTATCTGTACCGATGCCGGTAGATATCACCGTGATGCGCTTGTTGCCCAGGTAGCCGGTATGGGTAACGAATTCACGCTTTCCCTTTTGTAACTCTATGAGGTCAAAGTGCTTACTGATCTCGGCCACGCGGTCCTGGTCGCCAACGGTGATCACCGTGTCAGCTATCTCATGCGGTAACAGGTTCAGGTGGTAGGCACTGCCATCGGCATTGAGGATCAGGTCGGTCTCTGATATTTGCTCTGGATCGATCATATCGTTAGGTTCCATTGATGAACAAATATCGTGGATATTTTATGAGTTCAAGCAGCAGAAACTTTTATTACGATTCGCTATTTTCGTACAAGGAAAATATGATCTTCTCCTGAGTTTATGCGCGGCTTTATTGGCAAACTGTTTCCAGTTGCTGACCTCAGATCCTTCGGTAAGATTTTCTGTTACCGCACGTAACAAAATACAACTAAATAGAGTAGAAGATCATTACTACCCACTGCGCAATTGTCGTTTATGTTTTTATTCAATTTGCATTCGCTATGGCTCGGTCACCAGAACTATGTCAGGGAAGCTATGCCCACACCTGTTTATGATCGCGTAAAAAGTATCGAGTATTGGCAGGACCGCTTGTTCATTAACGTGATCATTTACGCGTTGCCCCTTAGCCTGCTTGCATTGATCCCAAGTGTGTACATTGAATATAAGGCCGGCGAAACTTCCCTCATCATTTTAGATCTGTTGGCCTTATTGGCCGTGACCTTTGTTGCCCTGAAAAAAGGTATTTCGCTACATACCCGTAAGGTGATCATTGTGGTGGTGATGCTGGTATTTACGGTGGTGGTAACGGCTATGATCGGAGCGTTCACTATGGGTTGCATATACCTTTTTGCGCTCAGTGTTTTCGTGGCCTTGCAGTTCCCCGATCGGGCAGCTTATGGTATGGTGATCTTCAACGTATTGTTCTGCGCGGGTTTCGAAATGGTGATCCGCTACCGGCTCATGAATATCCCATTGATACAGCACATCACGGCCGATCGCTGGCTCATCTTTTCCGTCAACTTCATTTTTATGGATATGGTAGTGGTGGGGCTGATCCGGCAGATACTGAACGGTCTGCAGCATACCATCCATAAAGAGGGTTGGCTGCATTCGGAACTCAGGAAAGAAATGGCTCACAAAGCCTCCTTGAACGATGACCTTAAGAACTCAGAAGAGGACCATCGCACATTGTTTTATAAAAGTCCGCTTTCCAAGGTAATTTTAGATACCGATACCTTGCAGATCCTACAGGTGAATTATGCGGCTACGCTCATCTACGGCTATACACAACAAGAGTTCACAAGGCTGAAACTGACCGATATATACGATGTCAACGAAGTGGAGCGTATGCTGAGCCACATGCATGAGGCCGAACAATCAGAACCTTACCGCAGCCAACACATTGATAAGGACGGCCGCACGATCCATACCGAGATACTGCACAGCAACATGACCTACCAGGGCAGAAAGGCGCGCATGATCGTGGTATCTGACATTACGCAACGCGTACAGCACCTGGCCGCTATTCAAGCTCAAAACGATAAGTTAAGAGAGATCGCTTACATGCAGTCGCACGTGATCAGGCTGCCGCTTGCCCGCATCATGTCACTTACCGAATTGATGGATATCGAATACGATGGCAAGTTCGACCGGCAACTGCTGGATCACCTGGTCACATCGGCTAATGAACTTGACCAGGTGGTGCGTGAGGTAGTGAACCGCAGCGCGGAGATCCTGGCCGATCAACATGCAGCGCGCTAAACCAGTGTGAGCCCTTCGGCGCCTAATACCGGCTGAGCCAACGGGAGTTCTACAAAAAAGGTGGTACCACTCTCGGCATCGCATTCGAACCAGATCTGGCCCTGCATGGCCTCCGTAAATTCCTTACAAAGCACAAGCCCGAGGCCCACGCCCTTTTCGTTGGAGGTGCCAGCGGTAGTGCCGCTATTGAGATAGAAGATGTTGGTCGGCAATTTCACCGGAGAGCCATTGCCGCTGTCGCGTACGGAGAATATGCAGCTTTCACCCATCACAGAGGCTACCACCTCTATGCGGCCGCCGACAGCAGTGAACTTGATGGCGTTGTTGATCAGGTTACGAACGATGAGCTGCACCATATTCTCGTTACCCACTATCCTGATGTCATGATCGATCGTGATCACTACGCTGATGCTCTTATTACTGGCAATATTAGTGAACAGCAGTAACTGCGGCATCAGCACATCATAGGCGTTCAGATCGGTCAGCTTGAACTTGAGACCTGTCATTTGCCCCTGCGACCACGACAGCACGTTGTTCAACATATCAAGCGTGGAGCGTGTGGAATCGAGCAGCTTACGTTTGATGTCGAGAGATTCCTCTTTGCTGATCTCCAGTTCGGTTAGCAACTCCAGGTAATTTTGAACGTTGGTGAGCGGCGCGCGCAGGTCATGCGAGATGATGGAGAACAGCTTGTTCTTCTCTTCATTCAATACCTTCATCAATTCGGCCTTTTGCTCGGCCGAGCGGCGCTCTATCTCATAATTGCGCCGCACGAAATAAAAGTTGAACAGTACCAATCCCATCACCACCCAATACGCCGACGTGATATCGATATAGCGGTTCTGCAGGTTGGTATACGAGTGCGGCACCAATTCGGGCGATAGATACTGCACCAAATGCAGTCCTGTCACTAAGAGCAGATTGACACTTACCAGTATCCAGTATTGCTTTACCGGTGCCACCGTGATCATGATCACCATCGTGAGCAGGAAGAACAGGTCGGTAGGTCCGTCGATCCCCGAATTGAGGAAGTAGTTGATCGTGAACAATAAGTTACCAGCGATCACAAAAAGGCCGAAGGCAAGCGAAGTAAGCCCTTTAAAGCGTGAAAGGTAATAGATCAGGATGTACAACAGTACATAACAGGCGCTCAGCAGCGCGATATCCTTCAAGCCCACCAGGTAATTGAACGGAACATTGTAAGCCAGAGCCACTATAATGATCAGGCACACCGAATGGAATACCCTCACATTTAGCGGGAGATCAGACGATCGCCCGGTGAGCCGGTACCACGCCCGCATCAAAAGTCTACTGTAACTCAAGGTTCAATTAATAGTGGTACAAATTACGCGATCGCGATAAAATAAGTTACAACAATTATACTAATTTAACCGTGATGTACAGTACTTATAGGTTATTGTGCTATACAAAAGTTGATGGTACGCTTTTTCGACAAGTGACGTGACCGTTCATCGGCGTTTGGCCAGATAGTAAATGGCCAGCCCGAGTGCAAAAGCACCTAAGCAAACCACGGTAGCATGAGGCGTAGCCATGAACACGCTGATGGTCACGAACCAGTATACCGCTATAAAGAATATAGGTACCAGCGGATACAATTTGATGGTATAGATGCCGGTGCCATCAAGCTCCTGCGTACGCTTGCGGAGTATAAAGATAGCGATAGCGGCCGTACTCAAACCAATGCACTCAAAGAACATGGCATAGTTAAGTACCTCCCCAAAGGAGCCTGCAAAAAAGAGGATGACGATAATGGCCGCCACAAAAAAGGTCATCCCGAATTCCTGAGCCTGGGTGCGCGGGTTTACCCGTTTAAATATCGGTGGAAGCACACCATCATCAGCCATGGCGTAAAACACCCGTGGTACTGACATGATGTTCACATTCACATAGGCAAGCACCGAGATGAACATCAGTACCGAGGTGATACGCGCACCCACATCGCCGAACACTACCGAAGCCATTTTGGCGGCCAGCCCGGTGTTCTGTTGCAGGCCACCCATGCCCAATACATGATAATAAGCAAAATTGACCGCCATGTAGACTGCGATCACAATGCTCATTCCCATCAATAGTCCGCGGGGTATATTGCGGCGGGCATCTACCACATCGCCCCCAAAGTTGATGGTTTGCTGGTAGCCGGTAAAGGTAAAAAAGACCGCCACCAAACTTAGGCCGAACGAGGCGATCGGCGAGCCGCCGGGCAAAACGGCCTGCGTGATCACAGTATGCCCGTTGCTTTTAAATATGGCCAGACAAAGGATCACGATCATGGTCACCTTAAATATGGTGAGCAGGTTTTGCACCCGGGCGCTCATTTTGATCCCTAAAAAATTGATCACGTACACAATGGCCACCAAGCCTATGGTGGTAATGCGGGTACCTGTTATGTTCTGCATGTGGGCAGGTAATAGCAACGGGTTCAGGTACTCGGCCCCGATGAGCGATACCGCCGCTACTGATGCGGTGGTGGCAATAATAGACGCCCAGTTGATCATGAATGCAAAGGCCGGGTGATAGCAATAAGAGAAGAGCTTGTAAAAGCCACCGGTATTTGGATACCGTGCACCGATCTCGGCAAAGGTAAGTGCTCCGCAAAGGGTAACCAATCCGCCAACCACCCACGCGGCAAAGAACAGGGCAGGAGTTCCCGTACGCAAGGCCACTTCGCCAGGTATCTTGAATATGCCGGTACCGATGATAAGGCTGATCACGATCATGGTAAGATCGAACCGGCTCAACTTGGGCTTAATGCTCATGCGTAGTAAGTTGGAATTTTGAATAATAATATTAGATTTGCTATGGCCATGTATTGGTGAGTAAGCAGATCAGTGTGCTAATATACACCACGGCCTCAACAATGAACCCCATCGCTAAGCAGTTCGAACGGTCCTTCTTAATTGTTTTAGGTGTATTATGCCTGAACTGTGCCGCCGTACACGCCCAGCGGCAAAGATATAAAAGGCCGCCGGCCTTAAAACCTGTTGAACAGACCAGTCGCCAACTGACCGATTTCTCGAAAGAGGCAGAGGAAGCAGGCATCGATTTTAACATGCCCGAGGATTTTAAGGAAGTGCCGATCACGGGGAACGATACCTTTTCATTTGATCATGCCATGGCCCTGCCCGGCCAGGACCTGGAGATATGGTTACAGGTGCGCTCGCTCAAGCAAAGTTGGGCCAGTTATGAACAGGTAAAGACCATCACCGGCAAAAATCTGCCTAATCCTGACTCTACCTACGTGGAAGCTGCCCGTGCGCATGCATCGGCCATGAGCGATGACGGTCGTTTTTTTACCCGCCCGCTCTCGCCCAAATTGCTGGATGCCTACAATGCCGATGCGGGCAAGACCTACATGTTCAGCCTGGCC
This window harbors:
- a CDS encoding APC family permease, producing the protein MSIKPKLSRFDLTMIVISLIIGTGIFKIPGEVALRTGTPALFFAAWVVGGLVTLCGALTFAEIGARYPNTGGFYKLFSYCYHPAFAFMINWASIIATTASVAAVSLIGAEYLNPLLLPAHMQNITGTRITTIGLVAIVYVINFLGIKMSARVQNLLTIFKVTMIVILCLAIFKSNGHTVITQAVLPGGSPIASFGLSLVAVFFTFTGYQQTINFGGDVVDARRNIPRGLLMGMSIVIAVYMAVNFAYYHVLGMGGLQQNTGLAAKMASVVFGDVGARITSVLMFISVLAYVNVNIMSVPRVFYAMADDGVLPPIFKRVNPRTQAQEFGMTFFVAAIIVILFFAGSFGEVLNYAMFFECIGLSTAAIAIFILRKRTQELDGTGIYTIKLYPLVPIFFIAVYWFVTISVFMATPHATVVCLGAFALGLAIYYLAKRR
- a CDS encoding sensor histidine kinase; the protein is MSYSRLLMRAWYRLTGRSSDLPLNVRVFHSVCLIIIVALAYNVPFNYLVGLKDIALLSACYVLLYILIYYLSRFKGLTSLAFGLFVIAGNLLFTINYFLNSGIDGPTDLFFLLTMVIMITVAPVKQYWILVSVNLLLVTGLHLVQYLSPELVPHSYTNLQNRYIDITSAYWVVMGLVLFNFYFVRRNYEIERRSAEQKAELMKVLNEEKNKLFSIISHDLRAPLTNVQNYLELLTELEISKEESLDIKRKLLDSTRSTLDMLNNVLSWSQGQMTGLKFKLTDLNAYDVLMPQLLLFTNIASNKSISVVITIDHDIRIVGNENMVQLIVRNLINNAIKFTAVGGRIEVVASVMGESCIFSVRDSGNGSPVKLPTNIFYLNSGTTAGTSNEKGVGLGLVLCKEFTEAMQGQIWFECDAESGTTFFVELPLAQPVLGAEGLTLV
- a CDS encoding nucleoside phosphorylase; translation: MEPNDMIDPEQISETDLILNADGSAYHLNLLPHEIADTVITVGDQDRVAEISKHFDLIELQKGKREFVTHTGYLGNKRITVISTGIGTDNIDIVINELDALVNIDLSTRKVNKELRSLDIIRIGTSGAVQADIPLDSVLVSAAAFGLDPLMHYCEHELTPDEDELLQAFKDRLPDTYLLHPYIASASAELLNGLAADLQQGITVTAPGFYTPQGRQVRTRTSTPELMSIIQNFSLHGQRITNLEMETAGIYGLGGNLGHKTISFNVILANRATHQFSQQPQRSMENAIRLLLERLEKI
- a CDS encoding PAS domain S-box protein, yielding MPTPVYDRVKSIEYWQDRLFINVIIYALPLSLLALIPSVYIEYKAGETSLIILDLLALLAVTFVALKKGISLHTRKVIIVVVMLVFTVVVTAMIGAFTMGCIYLFALSVFVALQFPDRAAYGMVIFNVLFCAGFEMVIRYRLMNIPLIQHITADRWLIFSVNFIFMDMVVVGLIRQILNGLQHTIHKEGWLHSELRKEMAHKASLNDDLKNSEEDHRTLFYKSPLSKVILDTDTLQILQVNYAATLIYGYTQQEFTRLKLTDIYDVNEVERMLSHMHEAEQSEPYRSQHIDKDGRTIHTEILHSNMTYQGRKARMIVVSDITQRVQHLAAIQAQNDKLREIAYMQSHVIRLPLARIMSLTELMDIEYDGKFDRQLLDHLVTSANELDQVVREVVNRSAEILADQHAAR